One genomic segment of Gottschalkia acidurici 9a includes these proteins:
- the bioD gene encoding dethiobiotin synthase — protein sequence MAKSIFIVGTGTNIGKTFVSGGIMHILNKHGINVGYLKPVQSGVYNGEDSSISDVDFIKEISTIKQDKKDMNAYSFKKPLSPHLAAKMENVLVDKSRIIKQYKKLENQYDYIVIEGAGGTIVPLTPSYYIYDLIKDMNTSVMVVANAGVGTINHTCLTIDFLKRQGIIVNGIIINKYTGQFYEDDNIKTIEDISRVEVKGVINKLDKKNMKFNDENLKVKIREIYEKSLSIDKVLSIF from the coding sequence TTGGCTAAGAGTATATTTATAGTAGGAACTGGCACAAATATAGGAAAAACATTTGTATCAGGCGGAATAATGCATATATTGAATAAGCACGGCATAAATGTGGGGTATTTAAAACCAGTCCAAAGTGGAGTATATAATGGTGAAGATAGCAGCATATCCGATGTAGATTTTATAAAAGAAATTTCAACTATAAAACAAGATAAAAAAGATATGAATGCTTATTCGTTTAAAAAACCTCTATCACCACACTTGGCGGCTAAAATGGAGAACGTTTTAGTAGATAAAAGTAGAATAATAAAACAGTATAAAAAACTTGAAAATCAATATGATTATATAGTTATAGAAGGTGCAGGAGGAACTATAGTTCCACTTACACCAAGCTACTACATATATGATTTAATAAAAGATATGAATACTAGTGTTATGGTTGTGGCTAATGCAGGAGTGGGAACTATAAATCATACTTGTTTAACTATAGATTTTTTAAAAAGACAAGGGATAATAGTTAATGGAATAATTATAAATAAATATACTGGACAATTTTATGAAGATGATAATATTAAAACTATAGAAGATATTTCAAGGGTAGAAGTAAAAGGAGTTATAAATAAATTAGATAAAAAGAATATGAAGTTTAATGATGAAAATCTTAAGGTTAAAATAAGAGAAATTTATGAGAAAAGTTTAAGTATAGATAAAGTTTTAAGTATATTTTAA
- the bioF gene encoding 8-amino-7-oxononanoate synthase, translated as MRYFESYIDNSIKKLKDKNLYRQINYIDSSQDRYVYISGKKLLLLSSNNYLGLCNDKRVKKAAILAIEKFGCGSGGSRLTTGSHSLYNELEESLARFKGKESAIVFNTGYMANIGVLTAIADRDWVIFSDELNHASIIDGCRLSKAKIIIYKHCDMVDLDEKVRLYSKGKNIIVTDGVFSMDGDIAPLREIVNIAKKYKNIMTIVDDAHGTGVLGERGTGLVEYFDIKDEVDIQIGTLSKALGSEGGFVVGSRRLINYLKNKSRSFIYTTALSPASIASSIKSIEIISKQRNMRKELLEKSRWFKDRLQELGFDVLDSKTPIIPIIVGNSHKTLEFSQRLFEEGLYVQAIRPPTVKEGTSRLRITIMSTHTMKDLEFAIDKLYKIAKEIGVLEG; from the coding sequence ATGAGGTACTTTGAAAGCTATATAGATAACTCTATAAAAAAATTAAAAGACAAAAATTTATATAGACAAATAAACTATATAGATAGCTCACAGGATAGATATGTATATATAAGTGGGAAGAAGCTGCTGCTCTTATCGTCTAATAACTATTTAGGACTTTGTAATGATAAGAGGGTAAAAAAAGCAGCTATTTTAGCAATTGAGAAATTTGGATGTGGCTCTGGGGGATCAAGGCTTACTACGGGAAGTCATAGTTTATACAACGAGCTAGAAGAATCCCTAGCTAGATTCAAAGGCAAAGAAAGTGCAATAGTCTTTAATACAGGATATATGGCAAACATAGGTGTATTAACTGCTATAGCTGATAGGGACTGGGTTATATTTAGTGATGAACTTAATCATGCAAGTATTATAGATGGATGTAGGTTAAGTAAAGCTAAGATAATAATATATAAGCATTGTGACATGGTTGATCTAGATGAAAAAGTAAGATTATATAGTAAAGGAAAAAACATAATAGTAACTGATGGAGTTTTTAGTATGGATGGAGATATAGCTCCACTTAGAGAAATAGTGAATATAGCAAAAAAATATAAAAACATAATGACTATTGTTGATGATGCTCATGGAACAGGAGTGCTAGGTGAAAGAGGGACAGGTTTAGTTGAATACTTTGATATTAAAGACGAAGTAGATATTCAGATTGGCACTTTAAGCAAAGCATTAGGAAGTGAGGGTGGATTTGTAGTTGGAAGTAGAAGGTTAATAAACTATCTGAAAAATAAGTCTAGAAGTTTTATATATACTACGGCACTTTCACCAGCTAGTATAGCGTCATCAATTAAATCAATAGAGATAATATCGAAACAAAGAAATATGAGAAAAGAGCTTCTAGAAAAATCAAGATGGTTTAAAGACAGACTACAAGAACTCGGATTCGATGTACTAGACTCAAAAACTCCTATAATACCGATAATAGTAGGGAATAGCCATAAGACATTAGAGTTCAGTCAAAGATTGTTTGAGGAAGGATTATATGTACAAGCCATAAGGCCGCCTACAGTTAAAGAAGGAACAAGCAGATTAAGAATTACTATTATGTCAACACATACTATGAAAGACTTAGAATTTGCTATTGATAAACTATATAAAATAGCTAAAGAAATAGGAGTTTTAGAGGGGTGA